A portion of the Marinitoga litoralis genome contains these proteins:
- a CDS encoding cytochrome c biogenesis protein ResB, with the protein MNNIIKFFKSMKLAVILMILISIFTALGTFIPQYQVKEYYISHYGELFGNLIRLIQLDHYSNSIIFGLLMVLFFLNTFVCTYSRIQKVYPSLFSKKVNSNNIIYFNGSKDELFYKLKNNGYNIEEKNDFIFARRNILGKIGPDIIHIGILVTLISGLIIGLTTKTESFYLRIGDKFYPGGKEFILTDFKVYKYDDGSVKDWISVVSDGNNEYSIEVNKPLSINNGKLYQWSHKLSWDVKLYFEGADYTFEGKELSEFKVGDYSVRISRFIPDLKVIDGKVYNNSDEPNNPAILIEYYNLLGVLEAKQWVFEKMDYPTSPPNFKIKAKLLGYKKNEMTGLLYSSSKGDTIMFIGLILIAFGSMISIKRDFNKIYIIKEENKFKLIYFDKKYLNEFGGDSIV; encoded by the coding sequence ATGAATAATATAATTAAATTTTTTAAATCAATGAAGTTAGCAGTAATACTAATGATTCTAATTTCAATTTTTACAGCTTTAGGAACTTTTATTCCACAATATCAAGTAAAAGAATATTATATTTCTCATTATGGAGAACTTTTTGGAAATTTAATTAGATTGATTCAACTTGATCATTATTCAAATTCTATAATTTTTGGGTTGTTAATGGTTTTATTCTTTTTAAATACATTTGTATGTACATATAGTCGTATTCAAAAAGTATATCCTTCATTATTTTCTAAAAAGGTAAATTCAAATAATATTATATATTTTAACGGTTCAAAAGATGAACTATTTTATAAATTAAAAAATAATGGATATAACATTGAAGAAAAAAATGATTTTATATTTGCTAGAAGAAATATACTAGGAAAAATTGGTCCAGACATAATTCATATTGGTATATTAGTAACTTTAATTAGTGGTTTAATTATTGGTTTAACTACGAAGACAGAATCCTTTTATCTCAGAATTGGGGATAAATTCTATCCTGGTGGAAAAGAATTTATTTTAACAGATTTTAAGGTTTATAAATATGACGATGGTTCAGTAAAAGACTGGATATCTGTAGTATCAGATGGAAATAATGAATACAGTATAGAAGTAAACAAACCTCTTAGCATAAATAACGGAAAGCTATATCAATGGTCACATAAGTTGAGTTGGGATGTAAAATTATATTTTGAAGGAGCTGATTATACTTTTGAAGGTAAGGAATTAAGTGAATTTAAGGTGGGAGATTATTCAGTAAGAATAAGTAGGTTTATACCTGATCTAAAAGTAATTGACGGAAAAGTATACAACAATAGTGATGAACCTAATAATCCTGCTATTCTAATAGAATATTACAATCTTTTAGGTGTTTTAGAAGCAAAACAATGGGTCTTTGAAAAAATGGATTATCCTACATCTCCCCCTAACTTTAAAATTAAAGCTAAGTTATTGGGATATAAAAAGAATGAAATGACTGGGTTATTATATTCTTCTTCAAAAGGCGATACTATTATGTTTATTGGATTAATACTAATAGCATTTGGTTCAATGATTTCGATAAAAAGAGATTTTAATAAAATATATATAATAAAAGAAGAAAATAAATTTAAATTAATATATTTTGATAAAAAATACTTAAATGAGTTTGGAGGGGATTCTATTGTCTGA
- a CDS encoding DUF981 family protein: MFIDYLTLFMADIVAGIGLLLYFLIYGLEKDDISPYAPAFFGVGLLGLLAGIHMVYTWPLPGVHNIVFGEPMVLFGIVFIAAAFAAYKNYDLMPVTIVAAFAGIYAIILSYAIFKYGITKHPNISALSYFGAGLTGLLSPFVWKFRNNKLVKTLGIILLALTLLAWLSTMWGSLTGHSNPAGSFGKWKPFPMR; the protein is encoded by the coding sequence ATGTTTATTGATTATTTAACACTTTTTATGGCAGATATTGTTGCAGGTATTGGATTATTGTTGTATTTTTTAATTTATGGTTTAGAAAAAGATGATATTTCACCTTATGCTCCAGCATTTTTTGGAGTAGGATTATTGGGATTATTAGCAGGAATTCATATGGTATATACTTGGCCATTACCCGGAGTACATAATATTGTATTTGGAGAACCAATGGTATTATTTGGTATAGTATTTATAGCAGCAGCATTTGCAGCATATAAAAATTATGATTTAATGCCTGTAACTATAGTGGCAGCATTTGCTGGTATATATGCAATTATATTATCATATGCGATTTTCAAATATGGAATTACAAAACATCCTAATATTTCTGCTTTAAGTTATTTTGGAGCAGGTTTAACTGGATTATTAAGTCCATTTGTATGGAAATTTAGAAATAATAAATTAGTTAAAACATTAGGTATAATATTGTTAGCTTTAACATTATTAGCTTGGTTATCAACTATGTGGGGATCATTAACAGGCCATTCAAATCCTGCAGGTAGTTTTGGTAAATGGAAACCATTCCCTATGAGATAA
- a CDS encoding electron transfer flavoprotein subunit beta/FixA family protein, with the protein MNVLVLIKQIPDTTNVRIDRKTNNLVREGVPAVINPDDLRALELAAQLKEQFGAKAAVLTMGPPQAVEGLRDALIFGLDEAYLLSDRAFAGADTLATTYALNLGISKIEEEFGKFDLILAGKQAADGDTGQVGPGIATRRGYSLGAYIEKVEEVTNEYIIGIRRLDRGIEKVKIKLPALLTIPHEFGEPRYGSLPNLIRAVQYDPKSFTAKDIGADLKKCGFFGSPTRVAKTNIPPDRKGGDIISKNEDPKVAVEKFFEEIKKFEAIKLSDVFEKIVGSDKL; encoded by the coding sequence ATGAATGTATTAGTTTTAATAAAGCAAATACCTGATACCACGAATGTACGTATAGATAGAAAAACAAATAATCTTGTAAGGGAAGGAGTTCCTGCTGTTATTAATCCTGATGATTTAAGAGCTTTAGAACTTGCAGCTCAATTAAAAGAGCAATTTGGTGCTAAAGCTGCAGTTTTAACAATGGGGCCTCCACAGGCGGTAGAAGGGTTAAGAGATGCTCTTATATTTGGTTTAGATGAAGCATATTTACTAAGCGATAGAGCTTTCGCTGGTGCTGATACCTTAGCTACAACATACGCATTGAATTTGGGTATTAGTAAAATTGAAGAAGAGTTTGGAAAATTTGATTTAATTTTAGCAGGTAAACAAGCTGCTGATGGTGATACTGGACAAGTTGGACCAGGAATTGCGACTAGACGTGGTTATTCTCTTGGAGCCTATATTGAAAAAGTTGAAGAAGTTACTAATGAATATATCATAGGTATTAGAAGATTAGACAGAGGTATAGAAAAAGTAAAAATTAAATTACCAGCATTATTAACTATTCCTCATGAGTTTGGAGAACCCAGATATGGCTCTTTGCCAAATTTAATAAGAGCTGTGCAATATGATCCAAAATCATTCACTGCAAAAGATATTGGAGCAGATTTGAAAAAATGTGGATTTTTTGGCTCCCCTACACGTGTTGCAAAAACTAATATTCCTCCAGATAGAAAAGGTGGGGACATAATTTCTAAAAATGAAGATCCAAAGGTAGCTGTAGAGAAGTTTTTTGAAGAAATTAAAAAATTTGAAGCGATTAAACTTTCTGATGTGTTTGAAAAAATAGTGGGAAGTGATAAACTATGA
- a CDS encoding DMT family transporter: MTNKSLGIFYMIITVIFWGISFVATKIIVQNVPPITAAFLRFFLATAVLLIFVRKEIKYSKKELLYVMLAGFFGVTAYFLFENSALQFTTPSNGSLIISATPIMYLFFSDLLKKTFSHKLRYLGTFLAFTGVSIIVLNGKFVLKLNPLGDLLMFGAAFSWIFYTIFIEKLEPHDNLIITKDLNFYGMIFFLPFVFFELKGNGTCPLFQLWLQPKVIFAFIFLSVFCTALGYIWWNKAIRLAGAKTVTNGIFFIPIVTVIADAIILKNYPNYLTILGAFLVLLGNYIAEIKD; encoded by the coding sequence TTGACAAACAAGTCATTAGGTATATTTTATATGATTATTACTGTAATATTTTGGGGGATTTCGTTTGTCGCTACAAAAATTATTGTACAAAATGTACCACCCATAACAGCAGCGTTTTTAAGATTCTTTTTAGCTACTGCTGTATTATTAATCTTTGTAAGAAAAGAAATTAAATATTCAAAAAAAGAATTATTATATGTTATGTTAGCTGGTTTTTTTGGAGTAACTGCATACTTTTTATTTGAAAATAGCGCTTTGCAATTCACAACACCTTCAAATGGTTCATTAATAATTTCTGCAACACCTATTATGTATTTGTTTTTTTCAGATTTATTGAAAAAAACGTTTTCCCATAAATTGAGATATCTTGGAACATTTTTAGCCTTTACTGGTGTATCAATAATTGTTTTAAATGGTAAATTCGTATTAAAGTTAAATCCTTTAGGTGATTTACTTATGTTTGGTGCTGCTTTTTCTTGGATTTTTTATACTATTTTTATTGAAAAATTAGAACCTCATGACAATTTAATTATTACTAAAGACTTAAATTTTTATGGAATGATATTCTTTTTACCTTTTGTCTTTTTTGAATTAAAAGGCAATGGAACATGTCCTTTGTTCCAACTTTGGTTACAACCAAAAGTGATTTTTGCATTTATTTTTCTTAGTGTTTTTTGTACAGCTTTAGGATATATTTGGTGGAATAAAGCCATTAGATTAGCTGGAGCAAAAACTGTTACAAACGGTATTTTCTTTATTCCAATTGTCACTGTTATTGCTGATGCTATTATATTAAAAAATTATCCTAATTATTTGACTATTTTAGGAGCATTTTTGGTTTTATTAGGTAATTATATTGCAGAAATAAAGGATTGA
- the ccsA gene encoding cytochrome c biogenesis protein CcsA, which produces MSDITFYSLSFFIYLISLIFSIISLFSKKDMFTKYSVYLLLLAGIVETPGLILRGIQMKFFPITSTFEAVTFIAWIGTFVVFYFYKKYNIDKQIVFISILVLTAFFAISSSPLASSDINPPVPALQSYWLVLHVTFAFIGEVFFIISFASAIVYLFTKDYNKKNKFDNITYKSILIGFPFFTLGALIFGAIWAKYSWGRFWSWDPKETWSLITWFFYAGYLHSRYIMSWKGKKSVILAIIAFFIMIFTFFGVNYLLYGLHSYA; this is translated from the coding sequence TTGTCTGATATTACTTTTTATTCATTATCTTTCTTTATTTATTTGATTTCTTTGATATTTTCTATTATTTCGCTGTTTTCAAAAAAGGATATGTTTACAAAGTATAGTGTATATCTTTTGTTATTAGCTGGAATAGTTGAAACTCCAGGATTAATATTAAGAGGAATACAAATGAAGTTTTTCCCAATAACTTCTACATTTGAAGCAGTAACATTTATTGCCTGGATAGGAACATTTGTTGTATTTTATTTTTACAAAAAATACAATATAGATAAACAAATTGTTTTTATATCAATTCTTGTTTTAACTGCTTTTTTTGCAATTTCATCTTCGCCTTTAGCGTCTAGTGATATTAATCCACCTGTTCCAGCATTACAAAGCTATTGGCTTGTTCTACATGTTACTTTTGCATTTATCGGAGAAGTCTTTTTCATTATATCTTTTGCTAGCGCTATTGTATATTTATTCACAAAAGACTATAACAAAAAAAATAAATTTGATAACATAACGTATAAATCTATTTTGATAGGATTTCCATTCTTCACTTTAGGAGCTTTAATTTTTGGAGCAATTTGGGCAAAATATTCTTGGGGAAGATTTTGGAGTTGGGACCCTAAAGAAACATGGAGTTTAATAACCTGGTTTTTCTATGCAGGATATTTACATTCTAGATATATTATGAGTTGGAAAGGAAAGAAAAGTGTTATTTTAGCAATAATCGCTTTCTTTATTATGATTTTTACTTTCTTTGGAGTTAATTATTTATTATATGGTCTTCATAGTTATGCTTAG
- the ubiE gene encoding bifunctional demethylmenaquinone methyltransferase/2-methoxy-6-polyprenyl-1,4-benzoquinol methylase UbiE: MIKEYFNSISIKYDLVNSIISFGMDNKWRKKAINIAKIKENNKCLDLCCGTGKISKLIKYPNIELYGIDISENMISIAKKEIKNATFFLGDATKLPFNNEYFDVVITGWGLRNINNLEKAIDEIYRVLKNGGRFVSLDMGKPKNIFIKNLFWFYMKHIVPIIGKLFTNNYDSYKYFYESSKNFLSPEELINIFVEKGFSNPQIYNLSFGAVSIIYLEKKHPQK, encoded by the coding sequence ATGATAAAAGAATATTTTAATTCTATCTCAATTAAATATGATTTAGTTAACTCAATTATTTCATTTGGAATGGATAATAAATGGAGAAAAAAAGCTATTAATATTGCAAAAATAAAAGAAAACAACAAATGTCTTGATTTATGTTGTGGAACTGGTAAAATTTCAAAATTAATAAAATATCCAAATATAGAATTATATGGAATTGATATTTCAGAAAACATGATTAGCATAGCAAAAAAAGAAATTAAAAACGCTACTTTCTTTTTAGGAGACGCTACTAAACTACCTTTTAATAACGAGTATTTTGATGTTGTTATTACAGGCTGGGGTTTGAGAAATATAAATAATTTAGAAAAAGCTATCGATGAAATATATCGAGTGTTAAAAAATGGTGGTAGATTTGTGTCATTGGATATGGGAAAACCTAAAAATATATTTATTAAGAATTTATTTTGGTTTTATATGAAACATATTGTACCTATAATAGGAAAGTTATTTACTAATAATTATGATTCATATAAATATTTTTATGAATCATCAAAGAATTTTTTATCTCCTGAAGAATTAATAAATATTTTTGTTGAAAAAGGATTCTCTAATCCACAAATATATAATTTATCTTTTGGAGCGGTATCAATAATATATTTAGAAAAAAAGCATCCTCAAAAATGA
- a CDS encoding ammonia-forming cytochrome c nitrite reductase subunit c552, with product MNFIKLLFEVFIAGILFIFLGVSFLIHHVKLGEKIGIILLLVIIIGGILLVITIEATSTNGFCLTCHPYFEEEFYSTAHAEAGVTCADCHIPEDIKGFTKAKLGGLKEAWIYFTEDHPETRNEWYENYKIKWEELAYEHNLTEDVCLECHGEDEEYPYIDVMFEDMKIHETLKVEENELSCFDCHYNFVHGILEWEGNNE from the coding sequence ATGAATTTTATAAAATTACTATTTGAAGTATTTATTGCTGGAATATTATTTATCTTTTTAGGAGTATCTTTTTTAATTCATCATGTCAAATTGGGTGAAAAAATAGGAATTATTCTCCTTTTGGTAATTATTATTGGCGGTATTTTGCTTGTAATAACTATAGAAGCTACTTCTACTAATGGATTTTGTTTAACTTGTCATCCTTATTTTGAAGAAGAGTTTTATTCTACAGCACATGCTGAAGCAGGAGTAACCTGTGCTGACTGCCATATACCTGAAGACATTAAAGGATTTACGAAAGCTAAACTTGGCGGTTTAAAAGAAGCTTGGATATATTTTACCGAAGATCATCCTGAGACAAGAAATGAATGGTACGAAAATTATAAAATTAAATGGGAAGAGTTAGCATATGAACATAACTTGACAGAGGATGTGTGTTTAGAATGTCATGGAGAAGATGAAGAATATCCATATATAGATGTAATGTTTGAAGATATGAAAATTCATGAAACTCTTAAAGTAGAAGAAAATGAACTTTCTTGTTTTGATTGCCATTATAACTTTGTTCATGGAATTTTAGAATGGGAGGGTAATAATGAATAA
- a CDS encoding polyprenyl synthetase family protein: MIILESALESIKENIINILKKHVPSKIINNIPLSGKMLRTRLGLNISKKYFNNLNDELINAFSAMELVQLASLLHDDVIDGSYIRRNKPTINYLFNNSVAVALGDLVLVTAFEIVEDLNNETLRREFLNVIKNMSEGELLEQLNKGKIAKREDYFEIIRKKSGTLFGIGAAIPAIIAKKDYLDDYKIGEEIGILYQIKDDINDFKDVSEIGKTSMLDINNGIISFPILLAIEKDKSYIEKLFNEDKKDKIIEFLEENNIILIANEYFEKRKSNLLNRCNYINNII; the protein is encoded by the coding sequence GTGATTATTTTAGAATCAGCATTAGAATCAATAAAAGAAAATATAATAAATATATTAAAAAAACATGTTCCCTCAAAAATTATTAATAATATACCATTATCTGGTAAAATGCTTAGAACCAGATTGGGATTGAATATTTCAAAAAAATATTTTAATAACTTAAATGACGAATTAATAAATGCTTTTTCAGCTATGGAATTAGTTCAATTAGCTTCTTTATTACATGATGATGTTATTGATGGCTCATATATTAGAAGGAATAAGCCAACAATAAATTATTTATTTAATAATTCTGTAGCAGTTGCTCTAGGAGATTTGGTTTTGGTAACAGCTTTTGAAATAGTAGAAGATTTAAATAACGAAACTTTAAGAAGAGAATTTTTGAATGTAATAAAGAACATGTCAGAAGGTGAATTATTAGAACAACTAAATAAAGGGAAAATTGCAAAAAGAGAAGACTATTTTGAAATAATCAGAAAAAAAAGTGGAACCCTTTTTGGAATTGGTGCGGCAATTCCAGCTATAATTGCGAAAAAAGATTATTTAGATGATTATAAAATTGGAGAAGAAATAGGAATTTTATATCAAATAAAAGATGATATCAATGATTTTAAAGATGTTTCAGAAATTGGGAAAACTTCAATGTTAGATATAAACAATGGAATCATATCCTTTCCTATTTTATTAGCAATTGAAAAAGATAAGTCATATATTGAAAAACTATTTAATGAAGATAAAAAAGATAAAATTATTGAATTTTTAGAAGAAAATAATATTATTTTGATAGCTAATGAATATTTCGAAAAAAGAAAAAGCAATTTATTAAATAGGTGCAATTATATTAATAACATCATTTAA
- a CDS encoding CPBP family intramembrane glutamic endopeptidase, producing the protein MYKQINLYSFIFVILLLFVSWPIIFSSEYFLYLMLISTGIISFLAIFLGGDFQLKINKLEATIIFWVTILLYFLFWILNFIGGFFKFAREDIETIYHLLDNIDNIYIVIFGLALIGLFEELIWRGFIAKYLIEKINSPFLAILLSSLLYALVHIYTYNITLIIAAFIIGFLLSFIYYITGKVSTTIYIHMIWTPLIFAIFPMR; encoded by the coding sequence ATGTATAAACAGATAAATTTATACTCATTTATTTTTGTTATTCTTCTACTATTTGTCTCATGGCCAATTATCTTTTCATCTGAATATTTCCTATATTTAATGCTTATATCTACAGGTATAATATCTTTTCTAGCTATTTTTCTTGGTGGCGACTTTCAATTGAAAATAAATAAATTAGAAGCAACAATAATTTTTTGGGTTACTATATTATTATATTTCTTATTTTGGATATTAAATTTTATTGGTGGTTTTTTCAAATTTGCTCGTGAGGATATAGAAACAATTTATCATTTATTGGATAATATAGATAATATATATATAGTTATATTTGGTTTAGCTTTAATTGGGTTATTCGAAGAATTAATATGGAGAGGATTTATTGCAAAATATTTAATAGAAAAAATAAATAGTCCATTTTTAGCAATACTTTTATCATCTCTTTTATATGCTTTAGTTCATATTTACACATATAATATTACTCTAATAATAGCTGCATTTATTATTGGTTTCTTATTATCATTTATTTATTATATTACTGGAAAGGTTAGTACTACAATTTATATACACATGATTTGGACACCATTAATTTTTGCTATATTCCCTATGAGGTGA
- the menA gene encoding 1,4-dihydroxy-2-naphthoate octaprenyltransferase — protein sequence MVKKIFIAVRPFSFVATFFPVTVGAMLAENFSWSVYLLSLLASILIHAGVNTTNDYFDFLNGLDTKDSMGSSGLITSGKSKPKEILLISIISYILSVILGILLINITKNFNLIWFGLIGIILGYGYTGKPFNLKYKALGIPLVFLLMGPLMVLGSYFAQTESLSIDALLLSIPVGIATVLILLANEIRDIEHDKNAGAVTLPIILGEKRAINLYIFLTILIYIFITILWILGVLNNFAFLTLLSIKIYVDVIKKMKNYSDKKEIAMIDQMSAMGEMILTVTMIISLI from the coding sequence GTGGTAAAAAAAATATTCATTGCTGTTCGTCCTTTTTCATTTGTAGCAACTTTTTTTCCAGTAACAGTTGGAGCTATGTTGGCAGAAAACTTTTCATGGAGTGTTTATTTATTATCACTTTTAGCTTCTATATTAATTCATGCTGGAGTAAATACAACAAATGATTATTTTGATTTTTTAAATGGATTAGACACAAAGGATTCAATGGGATCAAGTGGTTTAATAACTAGCGGTAAATCAAAACCAAAAGAAATATTATTAATTAGTATAATTTCTTATATATTATCAGTTATATTAGGAATATTATTAATTAATATAACAAAAAATTTTAATTTAATTTGGTTTGGATTAATTGGAATTATATTGGGTTATGGTTATACTGGTAAACCATTTAATTTAAAGTATAAAGCTTTAGGTATTCCATTGGTATTTTTGTTAATGGGACCTTTAATGGTATTAGGTTCATATTTTGCACAAACAGAAAGCTTATCTATTGATGCTTTATTATTATCAATTCCTGTTGGAATAGCCACTGTATTAATATTATTAGCAAATGAGATCAGAGATATTGAACATGATAAAAATGCTGGTGCTGTAACATTACCAATTATTTTAGGTGAAAAAAGAGCAATAAACTTATATATATTTTTAACTATACTTATATACATTTTTATTACTATATTATGGATATTAGGAGTTTTAAATAATTTTGCATTTTTGACTCTATTATCAATAAAAATATATGTTGATGTAATAAAAAAGATGAAAAATTATTCTGATAAAAAAGAAATTGCTATGATAGATCAAATGTCCGCAATGGGAGAAATGATTTTAACAGTGACTATGATTATATCTTTAATATGA
- a CDS encoding electron transfer flavoprotein subunit alpha/FixB family protein — protein MKHSNIFVFIETVGKEAHHVSWELIAKAKELSKKLEGSEVWGVLLGDEHEKIIKEAFARGADKVLYVKNSELNEYINYKYKAALVDMVRKYKPEIFLIGATLEGRELAGMVATELETGLTADCTGLDIIPEKEYLAMTRPTFGGNLMATIFCPEHQPQMATVRPGVMKAIEPDYSKTGETIVENYEMPALEKLLEVIERIPIENVSNLQFAPVVVAGGNGVGGPEGFKMLKKLADLLGGEVGASRAAVKKGWIDYEYQVGQTGKTIRPIVYFACGISGAIQHTVGIKESEIIVAINKDEEAPIFKIADIGIVGDLHKIVPALIEYIEKRLKSGVKQ, from the coding sequence ATGAAACATTCAAATATCTTTGTATTTATTGAAACTGTAGGTAAGGAAGCTCATCATGTTTCATGGGAATTAATTGCAAAAGCAAAAGAATTATCTAAAAAATTAGAAGGAAGTGAAGTTTGGGGAGTTTTATTAGGAGATGAACACGAAAAAATTATTAAAGAAGCTTTTGCTAGAGGTGCTGATAAAGTCCTATATGTAAAAAACTCTGAATTAAATGAATATATTAATTATAAGTATAAAGCCGCATTAGTAGATATGGTTAGAAAATATAAACCTGAAATCTTTTTAATTGGAGCTACTTTAGAAGGTAGAGAATTAGCTGGCATGGTTGCTACAGAATTAGAAACAGGATTAACTGCAGATTGTACAGGTTTAGACATTATACCTGAAAAAGAATATTTGGCTATGACAAGGCCAACATTTGGTGGAAATTTAATGGCTACAATTTTTTGTCCAGAACATCAACCACAAATGGCTACTGTACGTCCTGGAGTTATGAAAGCTATTGAACCAGATTATTCAAAAACTGGTGAAACTATTGTAGAAAATTATGAAATGCCAGCATTAGAGAAATTATTAGAAGTAATTGAAAGAATCCCTATAGAAAATGTTTCAAATTTACAATTTGCTCCAGTTGTTGTTGCTGGAGGTAATGGTGTTGGAGGTCCAGAAGGTTTTAAAATGTTAAAAAAATTAGCAGACCTCTTAGGTGGAGAAGTTGGAGCTTCTAGAGCCGCTGTTAAAAAAGGATGGATAGATTATGAATATCAAGTAGGTCAAACAGGTAAAACTATTAGACCTATTGTATATTTTGCATGTGGAATTTCTGGCGCTATACAACATACTGTTGGTATTAAAGAATCAGAAATAATTGTGGCAATAAATAAAGATGAAGAAGCACCTATTTTTAAAATTGCTGATATTGGAATTGTTGGCGATCTCCATAAAATTGTACCTGCATTAATAGAATACATTGAAAAAAGGCTTAAAAGCGGGGTGAAACAATGA